In the genome of Mercurialis annua linkage group LG8, ddMerAnnu1.2, whole genome shotgun sequence, the window GCGCAAATTGTTGCAACATCCAGTACCAAACTAGCTCAAAAAGTTGAAACCTGCATAACTTCAGGACAGCCCTTTAATCACCACCAATGCTTGAATTTCTACTTCCACCACCAaagtattattatatataaagccTTTTGATTTGTCATTGAGCTCAATGAGAGACATAAAGTTTTGGTAACCATAAGAGTTTTTACTTGATTCGAACTGATGATTAATACCtgcaaaatataatttaattatagaatGTATCCAATATAGTACTGAGGATTTATGCATATAATCAATGGTATCTGTTttcgtttttaattattatagcGAGACCGTAAAAGTCAAATTCAAAGCTGAATACAGACACTAGCTAGAGATttcattattaaaattaaattataagaataacTACATTAGTAACTCGAGTATGAATATTTACCTTGCATTTCATGATGTTTTTCCACAAGTTGATTCCTAACTCGAAACATGAATTCCGTATACAACTTTCTTCCATGCTTAAAAGTCGCAATATcctttagatctaaaaatatgGATAAGCTTTTGTCTTTCGCTCTTGAATTCCTTTTCGGATAAACAGTAATGCTCCTAAAAATTGTTGGAAAATTACTAGTATGATAATCGACTAGGCAGTAAAAGTACAATATTTAGATGCTTCtggtttaaataaattttgtgcATATACCAATTACGGCCTCCGATAGCAAACTCTTTGGATACGGTAAACAATAAATCCAATGCTGAAAAGTTTTCAATTCTCCATGTATACGTATTGTTTTCCGGCTTCTTTACCATGGACAAGCACTCTCCTTTATTGGCATTC includes:
- the LOC126661582 gene encoding uncharacterized protein LOC126661582: MEDKSNAEITWKLRSLPPAHYTFKIENFSLLSDAKAECFQKLSVYPGGNKEKNGDGYISLYLVLSKSNELTFNQEVNVYFKLFVYDYIRDSYWTVQDADEKVRRFRGVIREWGFDKLVSITDFKDGLNGYLVNDCCIFCAEILVIENANKGECLSMVKKPENNTYTWRIENFSALDLLFTVSKEFAIGGRNWSITVYPKRNSRAKDKSLSIFLDLKDIATFKHGRKLYTEFMFRVRNQLVEKHHEMQGINHQFESSKNSYGYQNFMSLIELNDKSKGFIYNNTLVVEVEIQALVVIKGLS